A window of Phycisphaerales bacterium contains these coding sequences:
- a CDS encoding alpha/beta fold hydrolase, translating to MSTPRQKPRTILRLLRRVLVLLLVTYGVWLTACSALETKLVYPRSFAGPPMQDSLIPRDVEQLWIDTDAGRTEAWFIPSRSVRPMPCVVFFHGNAELIDHNYQLAEQYRDRGFSTLLVEYRGYGRSSGTPSQTAIVADAVKFVDSIKDKAGVDPSRLFYHGRSLGTGVAAQVAKERPPAALILESPFTSIASFAKSYGVPSFLVRNSYRTDRVLPTLACPILILHSRGDEIVPFSHGERLKALVPTATLIELTGGHNTPLGEQEAYWESIDAMLKPLL from the coding sequence ATGTCGACCCCCCGGCAGAAACCCCGCACGATCCTCCGCCTGCTCAGGCGAGTCCTCGTCCTGCTCCTCGTAACCTACGGCGTGTGGCTCACCGCCTGCTCCGCCCTGGAGACCAAGCTCGTCTACCCGCGCTCCTTCGCCGGCCCGCCGATGCAGGACTCCCTCATCCCGCGCGACGTCGAGCAGCTCTGGATCGACACCGATGCCGGCCGCACCGAGGCCTGGTTCATCCCCTCGCGCTCCGTCCGTCCCATGCCCTGCGTCGTCTTCTTCCACGGCAACGCCGAGCTCATCGACCACAACTACCAGCTCGCCGAGCAGTACCGTGACCGCGGCTTCTCCACGCTGCTCGTGGAGTACCGCGGCTACGGCCGCTCCTCCGGCACGCCATCGCAGACCGCCATCGTCGCCGACGCCGTCAAGTTCGTTGACAGCATCAAGGACAAGGCCGGCGTGGACCCCTCCCGTCTCTTCTACCACGGCCGCTCGCTGGGTACCGGCGTGGCCGCGCAGGTCGCGAAGGAACGCCCGCCCGCCGCCCTCATCCTTGAGTCCCCCTTCACCAGCATCGCCTCGTTTGCCAAGTCCTACGGCGTGCCGTCCTTCCTCGTGCGAAACTCCTACCGCACCGACAGGGTCCTGCCCACCCTCGCCTGCCCCATCCTGATCCTGCACAGCCGCGGCGACGAGATCGTGCCGTTCTCCCACGGCGAGCGCCTCAAAGCCCTGGTCCCCACCGCAACCCTCATCGAGCTCACGGGCGGCCACAACACCCCCCTCGGCGAGCAGGAGGCGTACTGGGAGTCGATTGACGCGATGCTCAAACCGCTTCTGTGA
- the dnaX gene encoding DNA polymerase III subunit gamma/tau yields the protein MAYAVLARRYRSQEFAEVVGQQAIANTLANAIKANRVAHAYLFVGTRGVGKTTMARLFAKALNGGSPEIDALIMKGHDTDVIEIDAASNNSVEQARELIANSVYKPLRGKYKVYIIDEVHMLSTAAFNALLKTMEEPPEHVVFILCTTETHKVPATIQSRCQRFDFRNIPSSLVAEHLTRVIKDEKLTADPELVHLVAHLGNGSMRDSLTLLERLIASGQTHLTVKLLEELLGLPERSVLSDLIDALASGDPAVALAKGADMLSRGIGIDQLLETLLHRLRDLMIIAACGPQTPLVELSDSARKDEVERAGKFDAAGLVHMIALCENVQRAAKNSAVPRALLDALLVRLAMTDKIADITAVMAGAPRNGAAPAKKR from the coding sequence ATGGCCTACGCCGTGCTCGCCCGCCGTTACCGTTCCCAGGAGTTTGCCGAGGTGGTCGGCCAGCAGGCCATCGCCAACACCCTGGCCAACGCCATTAAGGCCAACCGCGTCGCCCACGCCTACCTCTTCGTCGGCACCCGCGGCGTTGGCAAGACCACCATGGCCCGCCTCTTCGCCAAGGCCCTCAACGGCGGCTCCCCCGAGATCGACGCCCTCATCATGAAGGGCCACGACACCGACGTCATCGAGATCGACGCCGCCAGCAACAACTCCGTCGAGCAGGCCCGCGAGCTGATCGCCAACTCCGTCTACAAGCCCCTCCGCGGCAAGTACAAGGTCTACATCATCGACGAGGTCCACATGCTCTCGACCGCGGCGTTCAACGCCCTGCTCAAGACCATGGAGGAGCCCCCCGAGCACGTCGTGTTCATCCTCTGCACCACCGAGACCCACAAGGTCCCCGCCACCATTCAGTCCCGCTGCCAGCGCTTCGACTTCCGCAATATCCCTTCGTCGCTGGTCGCCGAGCACCTCACCCGCGTCATCAAGGACGAGAAGCTCACCGCGGACCCCGAGCTCGTGCACCTGGTCGCCCACCTGGGCAACGGCTCGATGCGCGACTCTCTCACGCTGCTCGAACGGCTGATCGCCTCGGGCCAGACGCACCTCACAGTCAAGCTGCTGGAGGAGCTGCTGGGCCTGCCCGAGCGGAGCGTGTTGTCGGACCTCATTGACGCCCTCGCCAGCGGCGACCCGGCCGTCGCGCTCGCCAAGGGCGCCGACATGCTCTCGCGCGGGATCGGCATCGACCAGCTGCTCGAGACCCTGCTGCACCGCCTCCGCGACCTGATGATCATCGCCGCGTGCGGCCCGCAGACGCCGCTGGTAGAGCTCTCGGACTCCGCCCGCAAGGACGAGGTCGAGCGGGCCGGCAAGTTCGACGCCGCGGGCCTGGTGCACATGATCGCCCTGTGCGAGAACGTGCAGCGGGCGGCGAAGAACTCCGCCGTGCCGCGGGCCCTGCTCGACGCCTTGCTGGTGCGATTGGCGATGACAGACAAGATCGCGGACATCACCGCCGTGATGGCCGGCGCCCCGCGCAACGGAGCCGCTCCAGCAAAAAAACGCTGA
- the tnpA gene encoding IS200/IS605 family transposase — MAGTFSQLLLHVVFSTKRRDPWITAEIAPRLHSYMGGIVRAEKGTALNINGVDDHVHMYIRWRPDVCISDLMRVVKSRSSAWVHDEFPRLSRFAWQEGYAAFTVSKSQEPAVMRYIDTQAEHHQKMDFRTEYLQLLRAHDCEFDERYVFD, encoded by the coding sequence ATGGCCGGCACATTCTCCCAGCTCCTGCTCCACGTTGTCTTCTCGACGAAACGCCGCGACCCCTGGATCACAGCCGAGATCGCACCAAGGCTCCATTCCTACATGGGCGGCATTGTGCGGGCCGAAAAAGGAACGGCCCTGAACATCAACGGCGTTGACGACCACGTGCACATGTACATCCGCTGGCGTCCCGACGTGTGCATCTCCGACCTCATGCGGGTGGTGAAGTCCCGCTCCTCAGCCTGGGTCCATGACGAGTTCCCCCGGCTCAGCCGCTTCGCCTGGCAGGAGGGCTACGCCGCGTTCACCGTGAGCAAGTCGCAGGAGCCGGCAGTCATGCGCTACATCGATACGCAAGCCGAGCACCACCAGAAGATGGACTTCCGCACGGAGTACCTGCAATTGCTGCGAGCGCATGACTGTGAGTTTGATGAGCGGTATGTGTTCGACTGA
- the gatA gene encoding Asp-tRNA(Asn)/Glu-tRNA(Gln) amidotransferase subunit GatA, which translates to MTGRVTRPDAISTARAVQAREVSALAVAQHSLAALEQHAHLNAFISTFPERTLAAAADVDRRVAMGEQLPLAGVPIAIKDNICLGPPYGGTTTCGSRMLAKYESPFTATAVQRLIDAGAVIVGKTNMDEFGMGSSTERSHFGPTRNPHAPDRVPGGSSGGSAAAVAAGIAPVALGSDTGGSIRQPASHCGVVGVKPTYGRVSRYGLVAYASSLDQIGPLAATVRDAALVLEAICGIDPHDATAHQPPPGLVACLDQPIEGLVVGIPRQARGPGNSPDITRVLDETAVRLRERGARVIDIDLPLLDDAIAAYYIIAPAEASSNLARFDGVRFGHRAQLKAGEGLYELYCRSRAEGLGPEVKRRIMLGTHVLSSGYYEAYYNTALKVRRRVLDDFNAAFTGRAGHPACHAILMPTAPGPAFKLGEKTTDPLAMYLEDVYTVAVNLAGLPAATIPCGQAAVEGARLPVGMQLIAPAFDECTLLRVAAMIETSAAGV; encoded by the coding sequence GTGACAGGGCGCGTGACCAGGCCAGACGCCATCTCCACCGCCCGCGCCGTGCAGGCGCGGGAGGTCAGCGCTCTCGCCGTCGCCCAGCACTCCCTCGCCGCCCTCGAGCAGCACGCCCACCTCAACGCTTTCATCTCCACCTTCCCCGAGCGCACCCTCGCGGCCGCCGCCGACGTCGACCGTCGCGTCGCCATGGGCGAGCAGCTGCCCCTCGCCGGCGTGCCCATCGCCATCAAGGACAACATCTGCCTCGGCCCGCCCTACGGCGGCACCACCACCTGCGGCAGCCGCATGCTCGCGAAGTACGAATCGCCCTTCACCGCGACAGCGGTCCAGCGGCTCATCGACGCCGGCGCCGTGATCGTCGGCAAGACCAACATGGACGAGTTCGGCATGGGCTCCTCCACCGAACGCTCCCACTTCGGCCCCACCCGCAACCCCCACGCCCCCGACCGCGTCCCCGGCGGAAGCTCCGGCGGTTCCGCCGCGGCCGTCGCCGCCGGCATCGCCCCCGTGGCCCTGGGCTCCGACACCGGCGGCTCCATCCGCCAGCCCGCGTCCCACTGCGGCGTTGTCGGCGTCAAGCCCACCTACGGGCGCGTCTCGCGCTATGGGCTGGTCGCCTACGCCAGCAGCCTGGACCAGATCGGCCCGCTCGCCGCCACCGTCCGCGACGCGGCCCTCGTGCTCGAAGCAATCTGCGGCATCGACCCCCACGACGCCACCGCGCACCAGCCCCCGCCAGGCCTGGTCGCCTGCCTCGATCAACCAATCGAAGGCCTGGTCGTCGGCATCCCCCGCCAGGCCCGTGGCCCCGGCAACAGCCCCGACATCACCCGCGTTCTGGACGAAACCGCCGTCCGCCTCCGCGAGCGCGGCGCCCGCGTTATTGACATCGATCTGCCCCTGCTCGATGACGCGATCGCCGCGTACTACATCATCGCCCCCGCAGAGGCCTCATCGAACCTCGCCCGCTTCGACGGCGTCCGCTTCGGTCACCGCGCCCAGCTGAAAGCAGGCGAAGGCCTCTACGAGCTCTACTGCCGCAGCCGCGCCGAGGGCCTCGGCCCCGAGGTCAAGCGCCGCATCATGCTCGGCACCCACGTGCTCAGCAGCGGCTACTACGAGGCCTACTACAACACCGCCCTCAAGGTCCGCCGGCGCGTGCTCGACGACTTCAACGCCGCCTTCACCGGCCGCGCCGGCCACCCCGCCTGCCACGCCATCCTCATGCCCACCGCCCCCGGCCCCGCGTTCAAACTTGGCGAAAAGACCACCGACCCCCTCGCGATGTACCTCGAGGACGTCTACACGGTGGCCGTCAACCTCGCCGGCCTCCCAGCCGCCACAATCCCCTGCGGGCAGGCTGCCGTTGAAGGTGCCCGGCTCCCAGTCGGCATGCAGCTCATCGCCCCCGCGTTTGACGAATGCACCCTGCTCCGCGTCGCGGCGATGATCGAAACCTCCGCAGCGGGCGTGTGA
- a CDS encoding DNA methyltransferase: MTAVDAKRGVVERAQQGQQGLRPKHEIDVAGKPSCKVYVGDCRKVFARLPELNGTVDLVFADPPFNWNRAYDKWDDAMPREDYLRFTEEWLDTCIALLRPGGSFWVNIPDDTCAEIVVHLKKRGLEMENWCIWHYRFGQNTKARFINSKVHALWFVKPGGERTWNSEAVLEPSDRATTYFDPRTMDKKDGMPAGMRVPMDVWYGRYWGRIQGNNKERRENHDNQLPEVYLERVIAACSNPGDLVVDPFLGSGTTGVMAHAMGRRFIGSEFSADNAKSAFTRIRDIGPVPREKDTQGTAIFPPRRVGKRTAARIRKTT, encoded by the coding sequence ATGACCGCGGTGGATGCCAAGCGAGGGGTTGTCGAGCGCGCCCAGCAGGGTCAGCAGGGCCTGCGCCCGAAGCACGAGATCGATGTTGCCGGGAAGCCTTCCTGCAAGGTTTACGTGGGCGACTGCCGCAAGGTGTTCGCCCGCCTGCCGGAGCTGAACGGGACGGTGGACCTGGTCTTCGCCGACCCCCCCTTCAACTGGAACCGCGCGTACGACAAGTGGGACGACGCGATGCCCCGCGAGGACTACCTGCGGTTCACGGAGGAGTGGCTGGACACGTGCATCGCCCTGCTGCGGCCGGGCGGGTCGTTCTGGGTGAACATCCCCGACGACACCTGCGCGGAGATCGTCGTGCATCTCAAGAAGCGCGGCCTGGAGATGGAGAACTGGTGCATCTGGCACTACCGCTTCGGGCAGAACACCAAGGCGCGGTTCATCAACAGCAAGGTGCACGCGCTGTGGTTTGTGAAGCCGGGTGGCGAGCGCACGTGGAACAGCGAAGCCGTGCTGGAGCCCTCCGACCGGGCGACGACGTACTTTGACCCGCGCACCATGGACAAGAAGGACGGCATGCCCGCGGGGATGCGGGTGCCGATGGACGTGTGGTACGGGCGGTACTGGGGGCGCATCCAGGGCAACAACAAGGAGCGGCGCGAGAACCACGACAACCAGCTGCCCGAGGTGTACCTGGAGCGCGTGATCGCGGCGTGCAGCAACCCGGGGGACCTGGTCGTCGACCCCTTCCTGGGCAGCGGCACCACGGGCGTGATGGCCCACGCGATGGGCCGGAGGTTCATCGGCAGCGAGTTCTCGGCGGACAACGCGAAGTCGGCGTTCACGCGGATCCGCGACATCGGGCCGGTGCCGCGGGAGAAGGACACTCAGGGCACGGCCATTTTCCCGCCCCGGCGGGTCGGCAAGCGCACGGCCGCGCGGATCAGGAAGACCACCTAA
- a CDS encoding ArsR family transcriptional regulator — translation METPAPKALMEAQDRFIAVWGQMAGAWGISRTMAEVHALLYISGQELCTDDIMDRLEISRGNASMSLRALLDWGIVERAHKRGDRKEYFKAEQDVWAMFRAIVRERITREVDPLLASMHEIRDMTGPLERGKNRKTEGGSEAALNAEQKRALAEHNARLDEMLEFFQTLERLGQRFVSPAGRGLQVAATLLNRVHEVITPDARGGRE, via the coding sequence ATGGAGACACCCGCCCCCAAGGCCCTCATGGAGGCCCAGGACCGCTTTATTGCGGTCTGGGGTCAGATGGCCGGCGCCTGGGGCATCTCCCGGACGATGGCCGAGGTTCATGCGCTGCTGTACATCAGCGGGCAGGAGCTGTGCACCGATGACATCATGGACCGGCTGGAGATCTCACGCGGCAATGCGTCGATGTCGCTGAGGGCCCTGCTGGACTGGGGGATCGTGGAGCGGGCGCACAAGCGGGGCGACCGCAAGGAGTACTTCAAGGCCGAGCAGGACGTGTGGGCCATGTTCCGCGCCATCGTGCGCGAGCGGATCACGCGCGAGGTGGACCCGCTGCTGGCGTCGATGCACGAGATCCGCGACATGACCGGCCCGCTGGAGCGCGGCAAGAACCGCAAGACCGAGGGCGGCTCGGAGGCGGCGCTGAACGCGGAGCAGAAGAGGGCGTTGGCGGAGCACAACGCGCGGCTGGATGAGATGCTGGAGTTCTTCCAGACGCTCGAGCGGCTGGGGCAGCGGTTCGTGTCGCCGGCGGGGCGGGGGCTGCAGGTGGCGGCGACGCTGCTGAACCGGGTGCATGAGGTGATTACGCCGGATGCGCGAGGAGGGCGTGAATGA
- a CDS encoding DUF2314 domain-containing protein — protein sequence MTAPMTATRTAATITTALALTLAAGCEKKQAQAAAQQQAQIRATEGTATAQKRWPEFLEAFSKATDHSSFKVKATIQGNANQTGEAWVNVQSVVGTSVAGPLLADAAGHKKGDRVTVTADKVKDWAYTANGKTVGDFTAPPVDPNAPAADSKAKK from the coding sequence ATGACCGCCCCCATGACCGCGACCCGCACCGCCGCCACCATCACCACCGCCCTCGCCCTCACCCTCGCCGCAGGCTGCGAAAAGAAGCAGGCCCAGGCCGCCGCCCAGCAGCAAGCCCAGATCCGCGCCACCGAAGGCACCGCCACCGCCCAGAAGCGCTGGCCCGAGTTCCTCGAAGCCTTCAGCAAGGCCACCGACCACAGCTCCTTCAAGGTGAAGGCCACCATCCAGGGCAACGCCAACCAGACCGGCGAAGCGTGGGTGAACGTGCAGTCGGTCGTGGGCACCTCGGTCGCGGGCCCGCTGCTGGCCGACGCCGCGGGCCACAAGAAGGGCGACCGCGTCACCGTCACCGCCGACAAGGTGAAGGATTGGGCCTACACCGCAAACGGCAAGACCGTCGGCGACTTCACCGCCCCGCCCGTCGACCCCAACGCCCCCGCCGCCGATTCGAAGGCGAAGAAGTGA
- a CDS encoding DEAD/DEAH box helicase gives MTQHHTTDSDPQFPHTPHEPAPETQAQVPDPHTPEELERLATLKKHRAEVFDETKTFADLGIRNSVLKGIEELGFKHPTLTQSQLCPPIMAGGDILGQARTGSGKTAAFSLPLLCKLNKDDPFQALILAPTRELAIQITAEIDELGKHTPIRATTVYGGQAVRTQAGKLSKGSHILVGTPGRVMDMLERGIIHFNNIRHVVLDEVDRMLDIGFREDIRKILEKTPPQRQTVFVSATISPDIEKLARRYMKDPQKVVVHSGSLTVSLVEQHYLAVNPWDKKRLLLHLLTHEEPALTIVFCRLKRTVDELATGLTQRGVEAHAIHGDMPQGKRNSTMKKLREGHLAVLVASDLASRGIDVEDISHVINFDLPDDPEVYVHRIGRTARAGKKGVAWSFVTPEQGELLTEIEMLINAEIPRMDYPDFKPNPRPEGYRDPLPGGRREGGLTLANGPAAPAAAPEQKTNRIKDSLNPDLPVAEPDKVDETKFPGGIVPTKLPPKRLIRGIKSNRR, from the coding sequence ATGACGCAGCACCACACGACCGACTCCGACCCGCAATTCCCCCACACCCCGCACGAGCCCGCACCCGAGACCCAGGCCCAGGTCCCCGACCCGCACACGCCCGAGGAGCTCGAGCGCCTGGCCACCCTCAAGAAGCACCGGGCCGAGGTCTTCGACGAGACCAAGACCTTCGCCGACCTGGGCATCCGCAACAGCGTCCTCAAGGGCATCGAGGAGCTCGGGTTCAAGCACCCCACCCTCACCCAGAGCCAGCTCTGCCCGCCCATCATGGCCGGCGGCGACATCCTCGGCCAGGCCCGCACCGGCTCGGGCAAGACGGCCGCGTTCTCGCTGCCGCTGCTCTGCAAGCTCAACAAGGACGACCCCTTCCAGGCCCTCATCCTCGCCCCCACCCGCGAGCTGGCCATCCAGATCACCGCCGAGATCGACGAGCTGGGCAAGCACACGCCCATCCGCGCCACCACCGTCTACGGCGGCCAGGCCGTGCGGACGCAGGCCGGCAAGCTCAGCAAGGGCTCGCACATCCTCGTCGGCACGCCCGGGCGCGTCATGGACATGCTCGAGCGCGGCATCATCCACTTCAACAACATCCGCCACGTCGTCCTCGACGAGGTGGACCGGATGCTCGACATCGGCTTCCGCGAGGACATCCGCAAGATCCTCGAGAAGACCCCGCCCCAGCGGCAGACCGTCTTCGTCTCCGCCACCATCAGCCCCGACATCGAAAAGCTCGCCCGCCGCTACATGAAGGACCCGCAGAAGGTGGTCGTGCACTCGGGCTCCCTCACCGTGAGCCTCGTCGAGCAGCACTACCTCGCGGTCAACCCCTGGGACAAGAAGCGCCTCCTCCTGCACCTGCTCACCCACGAGGAGCCCGCCCTTACCATCGTCTTCTGCCGCCTCAAGCGAACCGTCGACGAGCTCGCCACGGGCCTCACCCAGCGCGGCGTCGAGGCCCACGCGATCCACGGCGACATGCCCCAGGGCAAGCGCAACTCCACCATGAAGAAGCTCCGCGAGGGCCATCTCGCCGTGCTCGTCGCATCCGACCTCGCCAGCCGCGGCATCGACGTCGAGGACATCTCCCACGTCATCAACTTCGACCTGCCCGACGACCCCGAGGTCTACGTCCACCGCATCGGCCGCACCGCCCGCGCCGGCAAGAAGGGCGTCGCGTGGTCCTTCGTCACGCCCGAGCAGGGCGAGCTGCTGACCGAGATCGAGATGCTCATCAACGCGGAAATCCCGCGGATGGACTACCCCGACTTCAAGCCCAACCCCCGCCCCGAGGGCTACCGCGACCCGCTCCCCGGCGGCCGGCGCGAGGGCGGCCTCACCCTCGCCAACGGCCCCGCCGCCCCAGCAGCCGCGCCCGAGCAGAAGACCAACCGCATCAAGGACTCGCTCAACCCCGACCTGCCCGTCGCCGAGCCCGACAAGGTCGACGAGACCAAGTTCCCCGGCGGCATCGTCCCCACGAAACTCCCACCCAAGCGCCTCATCCGTGGCATCAAGAGCAACCGGCGCTAA
- the lpdA gene encoding dihydrolipoyl dehydrogenase, whose protein sequence is MAERHFDMVVIGGGPGGYIGAIRAAQLGYKVAIVDRAKLGGVCLNWGCIPSKALLTNAELMEKLSHGEAYGLQIHGKINVQWDKVIGRSRDVAAKLNKGVEYLMRKNKIEHFVANAKIISGRTGAGGKCRVEIAECEVQEELSSAPAKPGKVKETITCDNVLIATGSVARDLPFARFDGDKIWGAREAMYNKARPNKLIIVGSGAIGMEFAYFYKQLGTQVTIVEMLDTILPVEDKDVSDGMAKLYKKQGYDIRTGTTTTNIEKTANGVKVTVAPVVNGKADEGKKETLEADRVLLAIGVAARTDGLFDEKLGLKTERGWIVTDYKPGATKAEPITYATNLPGIYAIGDVIGPPCLAHKAMEEAVTCVERIAWKDKKAKHEPYPIDYSVLPGCTYCQPQVASVGYTEQKLIAEGKVKGKDYEVGKYAFQAHGKAIAAAHTDGFVKIIRGLPRGEILGAHIMGDAATELIAELSLARRLEATTEELIATIHAHPTMHEAVHEAALAAESRALHV, encoded by the coding sequence GTGGCTGAGCGGCACTTTGACATGGTGGTGATTGGCGGCGGTCCGGGCGGGTACATTGGGGCGATCCGGGCGGCGCAGCTGGGGTACAAGGTCGCCATCGTGGACCGGGCCAAGCTGGGCGGCGTGTGCCTCAACTGGGGCTGCATCCCATCCAAGGCGCTGCTGACCAACGCCGAGCTGATGGAGAAGCTCAGTCACGGCGAGGCCTATGGCCTGCAGATCCACGGCAAGATCAACGTGCAGTGGGACAAGGTCATCGGGCGCTCGCGCGACGTCGCGGCCAAGCTCAACAAGGGCGTTGAGTACCTGATGCGGAAGAACAAGATCGAGCACTTCGTGGCCAACGCGAAGATCATCAGTGGTCGCACGGGCGCCGGCGGCAAGTGCCGCGTGGAGATCGCCGAGTGCGAGGTGCAGGAGGAGCTGTCCAGCGCTCCGGCCAAGCCGGGCAAGGTGAAGGAGACGATCACCTGCGACAACGTGCTGATCGCGACGGGTTCGGTGGCCCGCGACCTGCCGTTCGCCAGGTTCGACGGCGACAAGATCTGGGGGGCTCGCGAGGCGATGTACAACAAGGCCCGGCCCAACAAGCTGATCATCGTGGGCAGCGGCGCCATCGGGATGGAGTTCGCGTACTTCTACAAGCAGCTGGGCACGCAGGTGACCATCGTGGAGATGCTCGACACCATCCTGCCCGTTGAGGATAAGGACGTCTCGGACGGCATGGCCAAGCTGTACAAGAAGCAGGGCTACGACATCCGCACGGGCACCACGACGACGAACATCGAGAAGACCGCCAACGGCGTGAAGGTGACGGTCGCGCCGGTGGTCAACGGCAAGGCGGACGAGGGCAAGAAGGAGACGCTGGAGGCCGACCGCGTGCTGCTGGCGATCGGCGTGGCGGCCCGCACCGACGGGCTGTTCGACGAGAAGCTGGGTCTCAAGACCGAGCGCGGCTGGATCGTGACCGACTACAAGCCGGGCGCGACCAAGGCCGAGCCGATCACGTACGCGACCAACCTGCCGGGCATCTACGCGATCGGCGACGTCATCGGGCCGCCGTGCCTCGCGCACAAGGCGATGGAAGAGGCCGTGACGTGCGTGGAGCGGATCGCGTGGAAGGACAAGAAGGCCAAGCACGAGCCCTACCCGATCGACTACTCGGTGCTGCCGGGGTGCACGTACTGCCAGCCGCAGGTGGCGAGCGTGGGCTACACCGAGCAGAAGCTGATCGCCGAGGGCAAGGTGAAGGGCAAGGACTATGAGGTGGGCAAGTACGCGTTCCAGGCGCACGGCAAGGCGATCGCCGCGGCCCACACGGACGGGTTCGTGAAGATCATCCGGGGTCTGCCGCGGGGCGAGATCCTGGGGGCGCACATTATGGGCGACGCGGCCACGGAGCTGATTGCCGAGCTGAGCCTGGCCCGCCGCCTGGAGGCGACGACCGAGGAGCTCATCGCGACGATCCACGCCCACCCGACGATGCACGAGGCGGTGCACGAGGCGGCGCTGGCGGCGGAGTCGCGGGCGCTGCACGTGTAA
- the gatC gene encoding Asp-tRNA(Asn)/Glu-tRNA(Gln) amidotransferase subunit GatC translates to MPDPHPHNPHNHLSADYIRNVARLSRLQVTDAEVPELQTRLSAVVTYVDRLRRLDLEGVEPLANVADTVNRLDADTPAPTLPNDVLMRMAPDALPPFIKVPKVLDEGGGA, encoded by the coding sequence GTGCCCGACCCGCACCCGCACAACCCCCACAACCACCTATCCGCCGACTACATCCGCAACGTCGCCCGCCTCTCGCGCCTCCAGGTCACCGACGCCGAGGTCCCCGAGCTCCAGACCCGCCTCTCCGCCGTCGTCACCTACGTCGACCGCCTCCGACGCCTCGATCTCGAGGGCGTCGAGCCGCTCGCCAACGTGGCGGACACCGTCAACCGCCTCGACGCCGACACCCCCGCCCCCACCCTGCCCAATGACGTGCTGATGCGCATGGCCCCCGACGCCCTGCCGCCGTTCATCAAGGTCCCCAAAGTTCTCGACGAAGGAGGAGGCGCATGA
- a CDS encoding NAD(P)H-binding protein, with translation MGTKTVAVTGASGFVGRWMVRELLARGYGVRALVRSREKAREVLPNGPVLVVGDISDAGKAEELLEGCGACINLLGIIRETRGDSGQRPQTFQRIHVDATRMLVAKCQERGVRRFVQMSAINATDAGQTEYQRTKFEAEMLVRLSDLDWTIFRPSFIHGPDGEFVQMVKGWAKGHAAPYVFIPYFTRSVEDKRVPLGPVHDIDPKVAPVYVGDVAHAFVVSLENQRTFGEVYNLVGSETLSFPDMLRFMRDHIHGAHENQPVFGLPSHVGANVAKGAKALGMGGLLPFDEGMAKMGAMDTTASLTKFREHTGIEPAPFKASFKTYAGQV, from the coding sequence ATGGGTACGAAGACCGTTGCCGTCACAGGTGCGTCGGGGTTTGTGGGCCGGTGGATGGTGCGCGAGCTGCTGGCCAGGGGCTACGGCGTGCGGGCGCTGGTGCGCAGCCGTGAGAAGGCCCGCGAGGTGCTGCCGAACGGGCCGGTGCTGGTGGTGGGGGACATCTCCGACGCGGGCAAGGCGGAGGAGCTGCTCGAAGGGTGCGGGGCGTGCATCAATCTGCTGGGCATCATCCGCGAAACCCGCGGCGACTCCGGGCAGCGGCCGCAGACGTTCCAGCGGATTCACGTGGACGCGACCCGGATGCTGGTGGCCAAGTGCCAGGAGCGGGGCGTGCGGCGGTTCGTGCAGATGTCGGCGATTAACGCCACCGACGCGGGGCAGACCGAGTACCAGCGGACGAAGTTCGAGGCGGAGATGCTGGTGCGGCTGAGCGACCTGGACTGGACCATCTTCCGGCCCTCGTTCATCCACGGGCCCGACGGCGAGTTCGTGCAGATGGTGAAGGGGTGGGCGAAGGGGCACGCGGCGCCGTACGTGTTCATCCCGTACTTCACGCGGAGCGTTGAGGACAAGCGGGTGCCGCTGGGGCCGGTGCACGACATCGACCCGAAGGTGGCGCCGGTGTACGTAGGGGACGTGGCCCACGCGTTCGTGGTGTCGCTGGAGAACCAGCGGACCTTCGGCGAGGTCTACAACCTCGTGGGCAGCGAGACGCTGAGCTTCCCCGACATGCTGCGGTTCATGCGCGACCACATCCATGGGGCGCACGAGAACCAGCCGGTGTTCGGGCTGCCCTCGCACGTGGGCGCGAACGTGGCCAAGGGCGCGAAGGCCCTGGGGATGGGCGGGCTGCTGCCCTTCGACGAGGGCATGGCGAAGATGGGGGCGATGGACACGACCGCGAGCCTCACGAAGTTCCGCGAGCACACGGGGATCGAGCCGGCGCCGTTCAAGGCGAGTTTTAAGACGTACGCGGGGCAGGTGTGA